A section of the Amblyomma americanum isolate KBUSLIRL-KWMA chromosome 2, ASM5285725v1, whole genome shotgun sequence genome encodes:
- the LOC144120101 gene encoding cytochrome P450 CYP12A2-like translates to MNSEAQERARKEVFLAMAERGNRRYSRLPYVRACIKEALRFYPPVSAVHRKLDHDVVMSGYVIPKNTVLRNELFVSGRLEENFTRASEFLPERWIRSGRQDAEPWTLHPFASLPFSTGPRMCIGRRIAEMELSTLIARVTNQNYCDFD, encoded by the exons ATGAACTCAGAAGCTCAGGAAAGGGCAAGGAAAGAGGTATTCTTGGCTATGGCTGAACGGGGAAACAGGAGATACAGTCGATTACCTTACGTAAGAGCCTGTATAAAGGAAGCATTGAG gTTCTATCCTCCCGTATCGGCTGTCCACCGTAAACTCGACCACGATGTTGTGATGTCTGGCTACGTAATTCCAAAAAAT ACCGTGCTTCGCAATGAGTTGTTCGTGTCCGGACGTCTAGAGGAAAACTTCACGAGGGCCTCCGAGTTCCTCCCGGAGCGTTGGATCCGGTCCGGACGACAGGACGCTGAGCCGTGGACCCTTCACCCGTTCGCCTCGCTGCCCTTCAGCACTGGTCCGCGCATGTGCATCGGACGGAGGATCGCAGAGATGGAGCTTAGCACGCTCATCGCGCGGGTCACAAATCAAAACTATTGCGACTTTGACTAG